In the genome of Fusobacterium necrogenes, one region contains:
- a CDS encoding MOSC domain-containing protein, producing the protein MAKIVAICISEKKGTQKVNVHEGVLIENFGLEGDAHAGNWHRQVSLLSKEKVTDFVTKGGNVIDGDFGENLIVEGMDCAKLPVGTRLKINDDIILEVTQIGKECHSHCAIYHAVGDCIMPREGIFTIVIKGGKVKEGDTIEII; encoded by the coding sequence ATGGCAAAAATAGTAGCAATATGTATCAGTGAAAAGAAAGGAACTCAAAAGGTTAATGTACATGAGGGAGTTCTAATTGAAAATTTTGGTTTAGAAGGAGATGCTCATGCTGGAAACTGGCATAGACAAGTGAGTCTACTTTCTAAAGAAAAAGTTACAGATTTCGTTACAAAAGGTGGCAATGTAATAGATGGAGATTTTGGAGAAAATCTTATAGTAGAGGGAATGGATTGTGCAAAGCTTCCTGTTGGAACTAGATTAAAAATTAATGATGATATTATATTAGAGGTAACTCAAATTGGTAAAGAGTGTCATTCACATTGTGCAATTTACCATGCTGTAGGAGATTGTATTATGCCTAGAGAGGGAATATTTACCATTGTAATAAAAGGTGGAAAAGTAAAAGAGGGAGATACTATTGAGATAATTTAA
- a CDS encoding ABC transporter ATP-binding protein, translated as MRLKKDISIKNVTKSYDGVQVLKNINLDIKDGEIFSILGPSGCGKTTLLRMIAGFTEPDGGAIYLGDEDITKLPPNKRNVNTIFQKYALFPHLTVYENVAFPLRLKKIDNATIDSEVKKFVKLVGLSEHINKMPNQLSGGQQQRVSIARALINKPGLLLLDEPLSALDAKLRQNLLIELDLIHEEVGITFIFITHDQQEALSISDRIAVMNKGEILQVGTPAEVYESPADSFVADFIGENNFFEGTVTEIMDKEFAKLYNEKLGSLVFEMDKPVKIGDKVRVSIRPEKIKLSKTMPKAVNENEKINVLKVYVNELIYSGFQSKYFVFLNNDKELTFKVFKQHAVYFDDNDEGAIWWDEEAYIAWDADDGFLVEVISGEEK; from the coding sequence ATGAGATTGAAAAAAGACATAAGTATTAAAAATGTTACTAAAAGCTATGATGGAGTTCAAGTATTGAAAAACATCAACTTGGATATAAAAGATGGAGAGATTTTTTCTATTTTGGGACCTTCGGGGTGTGGTAAAACCACCTTGCTTAGAATGATAGCAGGATTTACAGAGCCAGATGGAGGAGCTATCTACTTAGGAGATGAGGATATTACAAAACTTCCACCTAATAAGAGAAATGTAAATACAATATTTCAAAAATATGCACTGTTTCCACATCTAACTGTATATGAAAATGTAGCTTTTCCTTTGAGATTAAAGAAAATAGATAATGCCACTATAGATAGTGAAGTTAAAAAGTTTGTAAAATTAGTGGGACTTTCTGAACATATTAATAAGATGCCTAATCAACTTTCTGGAGGACAACAACAAAGGGTATCTATAGCTAGAGCTTTGATTAATAAACCAGGACTTCTACTATTAGATGAGCCTCTTTCAGCACTAGATGCCAAGTTAAGACAAAATCTATTGATTGAATTGGACTTGATACATGAAGAAGTAGGAATTACATTTATATTTATAACACATGACCAGCAAGAAGCTCTATCAATATCAGATAGAATAGCTGTAATGAATAAAGGAGAGATTTTACAAGTAGGAACTCCAGCAGAGGTATATGAATCTCCAGCTGACTCTTTTGTTGCTGACTTTATAGGAGAGAATAACTTCTTTGAAGGAACAGTTACAGAGATTATGGATAAAGAGTTTGCAAAACTTTATAATGAAAAATTAGGAAGTCTAGTTTTTGAAATGGACAAACCTGTAAAAATTGGAGATAAAGTTAGGGTATCTATTAGACCAGAGAAGATTAAATTATCTAAAACTATGCCTAAGGCTGTAAATGAGAATGAAAAAATAAATGTTTTAAAAGTATATGTAAATGAATTAATTTATTCTGGATTCCAAAGTAAATACTTTGTTTTCTTAAATAATGATAAAGAGTTAACTTTTAAGGTATTTAAACAACATGCTGTGTATTTTGATGATAATGATGAGGGAGCTATCTGGTGGGACGAAGAAGCATATATAGCTTGGGATGCTGATGATGGTTTCTTAGTAGAGGTGATATCTGGTGAAGAAAAGTAA
- a CDS encoding ABC transporter permease, whose amino-acid sequence MVKKSKLGTYYTLPIALWLIVFFAIPMAIVLAYAFLKKGTYGGVEMELSLASFYIFTDKVFLTTLFKTVYISIMVTIFTVLLSIPTAYYMARSKYKKELLFLVIIPFWTNFLIRIYAWIAVLGNNGFLNNILLKLGIIDTPLQLLYNTGAVILISVYTSLPFAILPLYAVIEKFDFSLIEAARDLGATNREAFFKIFIPNIKPGIITAVLFTFIPALGSYAVPKLVGGTQATMLGNIIAQHLTVTRNWPLASTISAALIIVTSIAILLFMKLSNKETKLEVVAEDE is encoded by the coding sequence CTGGTGAAGAAAAGTAAACTTGGTACATACTACACTCTTCCAATAGCACTTTGGTTGATAGTTTTCTTTGCTATTCCAATGGCTATTGTGTTAGCATACGCCTTTTTAAAAAAGGGAACTTATGGTGGAGTAGAGATGGAGCTTTCACTAGCTAGTTTCTACATATTTACAGACAAAGTTTTTTTGACAACCCTATTTAAAACAGTTTATATATCTATTATGGTAACTATATTTACAGTACTATTATCAATACCTACTGCTTATTATATGGCTAGGTCTAAATATAAAAAAGAATTATTATTTTTAGTAATTATTCCTTTTTGGACAAATTTTTTAATTAGAATCTATGCTTGGATAGCTGTATTGGGAAATAATGGATTTTTAAATAATATATTATTGAAATTAGGAATAATAGATACTCCATTACAACTATTGTACAATACAGGAGCTGTTATACTTATCTCTGTATATACTAGTTTACCATTTGCTATACTTCCTCTATATGCTGTAATAGAGAAGTTTGATTTCTCTCTTATAGAGGCAGCTAGAGATCTAGGGGCTACTAATAGAGAAGCTTTTTTCAAAATTTTTATTCCTAATATAAAGCCAGGAATTATAACTGCTGTACTATTTACATTTATTCCAGCTCTAGGTTCATATGCTGTACCGAAGTTAGTAGGAGGAACACAGGCTACAATGCTAGGAAATATAATTGCTCAACATCTTACAGTTACTAGAAACTGGCCTCTAGCTTCTACAATCTCAGCAGCTCTTATAATAGTGACTTCAATAGCTATACTATTATTTATGAAGCTTAGCAATAAAGAAACAAAACTAGAGGTGGTGGCTGAAGATGAATAA
- a CDS encoding ABC transporter permease — MNKRRTSLFFFILSMLFFYIPLVILIVYSFNDGKSMVWKGFSLKWYRELFMYSDNIWKAFRYSVGIAIVSGLTSTIIGTLGAIGLQWYDFKGKKYLQTLTYVPLVIPEIILGVSLLILFATIKFELGLTTIFIAHTTFNIPFVLFIILSRLEEFDYSIVEAAYDLGATEWQALTKVIIPAILPGIISGFLIAVTLSFDDFVTTFFVAGPGSSTLPLRIYSMIRLGVSPVINALSVLLIGISIILTLSTKSLQKYLIK, encoded by the coding sequence ATGAATAAGAGAAGAACTTCATTATTCTTTTTTATACTTTCAATGTTATTTTTCTATATTCCCTTAGTTATATTGATAGTATATTCATTTAATGATGGAAAATCTATGGTATGGAAAGGATTTTCATTAAAATGGTATAGAGAGTTATTTATGTATTCAGATAATATTTGGAAAGCTTTTAGATATAGTGTAGGGATAGCTATTGTATCTGGGCTTACTTCTACAATTATTGGAACTCTTGGAGCTATTGGACTTCAATGGTATGACTTTAAAGGAAAAAAATATTTACAAACACTTACTTATGTTCCTTTAGTTATTCCAGAGATAATTTTAGGGGTTTCTCTTCTTATTTTATTTGCTACAATAAAGTTTGAATTAGGACTTACTACTATATTTATAGCTCATACGACATTTAATATTCCTTTTGTACTATTTATAATACTATCTAGATTAGAGGAGTTCGATTATTCTATAGTAGAGGCTGCTTATGACCTTGGGGCAACAGAGTGGCAAGCACTTACAAAGGTAATTATTCCTGCTATACTTCCGGGGATAATATCCGGATTTTTAATAGCTGTAACTCTATCTTTTGATGATTTTGTTACTACATTCTTTGTGGCAGGACCAGGTTCATCAACACTTCCACTTAGAATCTATTCTATGATAAGATTAGGAGTTTCTCCTGTTATCAATGCACTATCAGTTTTACTAATTGGTATATCTATAATTTTAACTCTATCTACTAAGAGTTTACAAAAATATTTAATTAAATAA
- a CDS encoding peptidylprolyl isomerase: protein MKRILKFLLTFILIFTAYSCTSLKDIARKQEAAKYNDIRATFITTQGDITFYLYPEAAPITVANFINLAQKGYYNNTKIHRAVENFVVQGGDPTGTGTGGPGYSIPDEYVDWLDFFQQGMLAMANAGPDTGGSQYFMTLYPAEWLNGKHTIFGEYVSDIDFERIKKLEVGDVIKEIKFTGDIDFFLSLHKDQIDEWNQILNTTYPGLKNYPVKPIEEYQGEALAYKEELTRIYTRQEEKKEEREWPIPRFIRAVERKIKGEDSTSSYEF from the coding sequence ATGAAGAGAATATTAAAATTTTTATTGACATTTATACTTATCTTTACAGCTTATTCTTGTACTAGTTTAAAAGATATTGCTAGAAAACAAGAAGCTGCTAAATATAATGACATTAGAGCAACTTTTATTACAACTCAAGGAGATATTACTTTTTATCTTTATCCAGAAGCTGCTCCTATAACAGTAGCAAACTTTATAAACCTTGCTCAAAAAGGTTATTATAATAATACTAAAATACATAGAGCTGTTGAAAATTTTGTAGTTCAAGGTGGAGACCCTACTGGTACTGGTACTGGTGGTCCTGGATACTCTATTCCAGATGAGTATGTAGATTGGTTGGACTTCTTCCAACAAGGTATGTTGGCTATGGCTAATGCTGGTCCTGATACTGGTGGTTCTCAATACTTTATGACTTTGTATCCTGCTGAATGGCTAAATGGTAAACATACAATATTTGGTGAATATGTAAGTGATATAGACTTTGAAAGAATAAAAAAATTAGAAGTTGGAGATGTTATAAAAGAAATTAAATTTACTGGTGATATAGATTTTTTCTTATCATTACATAAAGATCAAATAGATGAATGGAATCAAATTTTAAACACTACTTACCCTGGATTAAAAAATTATCCTGTAAAACCAATAGAGGAATATCAAGGTGAAGCTCTTGCTTATAAAGAAGAGTTAACTAGAATATATACTAGACAAGAAGAAAAAAAAGAAGAAAGAGAATGGCCTATCCCTAGATTTATCAGAGCAGTTGAAAGAAAAATTAAAGGAGAGGACTCTACATCTTCTTATGAATTTTAA
- a CDS encoding radical SAM protein: protein MGIRYNKIKNKHPREIVLLKSFPCKYRKCNFCNYIEDNSLDENEIDRVNLKTLKKITGEFGVLEVINSGSVFELTSKTLTEIRKIVVEKKIKVLYFEIYYGYIKRLNEIREYFKETEVRFRMGLETFNNEYRIKKYNKNFSLNEKQLSEIAKEIYSVCLLICTQGQTEEMIKTDIELGLKYFKSITINIFVDNGTIIKRDTQLVKWFIKNYSFLTTNDRVELLIDNKDLGVFEQ from the coding sequence ATGGGAATAAGATATAATAAAATTAAAAATAAACATCCTAGAGAAATAGTTTTACTAAAAAGCTTCCCATGTAAATATAGAAAATGCAATTTTTGTAATTACATTGAAGATAACTCTTTAGATGAAAATGAAATAGATAGAGTCAACCTCAAAACACTAAAAAAAATAACTGGAGAATTTGGTGTTTTAGAAGTAATTAATTCTGGTTCTGTATTTGAACTAACATCGAAAACTCTAACTGAAATAAGAAAAATAGTAGTAGAAAAAAAAATTAAAGTTTTATATTTTGAAATCTACTATGGATATATAAAAAGGCTCAATGAAATAAGAGAATATTTTAAAGAAACAGAAGTTAGATTTAGAATGGGATTAGAAACTTTCAATAATGAATATAGAATAAAAAAATATAATAAAAATTTTTCTTTAAACGAAAAACAACTTTCAGAAATTGCAAAAGAAATTTATTCTGTATGTCTATTAATTTGTACTCAAGGGCAAACTGAAGAAATGATAAAAACAGATATTGAATTAGGTTTAAAATATTTTAAATCTATAACAATCAACATTTTTGTAGATAATGGAACAATTATTAAAAGGGATACTCAACTAGTTAAATGGTTTATTAAAAATTATTCTTTTTTAACTACTAATGATAGAGTTGAACTCTTAATTGATAATAAAGATTTAGGTGTATTTGAACAATAA
- a CDS encoding TetR family transcriptional regulator, whose amino-acid sequence MPKKPIFTKEQVYKTAFEVFKVEGIDGISARNLAKSLGASPAPIYSFYDSIDNLKHELLDEAKKLFLEYVKEERTNFIFLNIGMGICIFAREQKELFQAIFLRESLGKRNEVIREFRDLIKEEMSKDNRFDNLDEEFKTNLYLDCWMYAHGFATLIATNYYENITDDVIKERLMEVAATMVYKRLEDYTK is encoded by the coding sequence ATGCCAAAAAAACCAATATTTACGAAGGAACAAGTATATAAGACTGCCTTTGAAGTATTTAAAGTTGAGGGGATAGATGGAATTAGTGCTAGAAACCTTGCAAAATCATTAGGGGCATCTCCTGCACCTATATATAGTTTTTATGATTCCATAGATAATCTAAAACATGAATTATTAGATGAAGCTAAAAAACTTTTTCTTGAATATGTGAAGGAGGAGAGAACAAATTTTATATTTTTGAATATAGGAATGGGAATATGTATTTTTGCTAGAGAGCAGAAGGAGCTTTTTCAAGCTATATTTTTAAGAGAAAGTTTAGGAAAGAGAAATGAAGTAATTAGAGAGTTTAGAGATTTAATAAAAGAAGAGATGTCTAAGGATAATAGATTTGATAATTTAGATGAGGAATTTAAAACAAATCTCTATTTAGATTGTTGGATGTATGCACATGGATTTGCTACTCTTATAGCTACGAATTATTATGAAAATATAACTGATGATGTTATAAAAGAAAGATTAATGGAAGTAGCGGCTACTATGGTCTATAAAAGATTAGAAGATTATACAAAATAA
- a CDS encoding OmpP1/FadL family transporter, whose amino-acid sequence MKKRLGLLALTTVLTSVAYGASIDHIQTYTTEYLGNQAQNGMINNASVYYNPAGIINLEKGIYVHIGAQLAVGHEKMEYKGEEYKADLFQPIPNFALYRVEDDSTLYWTFGGIAGGGDLKYDNGVAGTAVIPDIVNAMGGISISGVGAIKDLKDAGSSAEGKNLYAQTTLGKVWKVDNKLSLSAAGRLVYGIRELKGDLNLKSTDLATQALIDAKFSGKLHADIDSERTAWGYGFQLGANYQVNEKLNLSMRYDSRVKLNFEAKGSYNNVVIPGILDLGFGNFYPEYMPGTKIRRDLPAILAAGMSYKVTDNWIVGLSGNYYFNKDAKMDRVAGSGNLGGVPLKGLEAEYDNGWELALGTEYRFSPKWAVLGSINYADTGAKVTSYDDVEYALNSVTLGTGLKYNPDETTEWVFTVCHFFYDSENGHYDIKYQGAVPNPSYDKSITAFGVSYTKRF is encoded by the coding sequence ATGAAAAAAAGATTAGGATTATTAGCTCTAACTACTGTATTGACATCAGTGGCTTATGGAGCTTCTATCGACCACATTCAAACATATACAACAGAATATTTAGGAAACCAAGCTCAAAATGGAATGATAAACAATGCTTCTGTTTATTATAACCCAGCTGGTATTATAAATTTAGAAAAGGGAATTTATGTTCATATAGGAGCTCAATTAGCTGTTGGACATGAGAAAATGGAATATAAAGGGGAAGAGTATAAGGCTGACTTATTTCAACCTATCCCTAACTTTGCTTTGTATAGAGTAGAAGATGATTCCACCCTTTATTGGACATTTGGAGGAATAGCAGGTGGAGGAGATCTTAAATATGATAATGGTGTAGCTGGTACAGCTGTAATTCCTGACATAGTGAATGCAATGGGTGGAATTTCTATTTCTGGTGTTGGAGCAATTAAAGATTTAAAAGATGCAGGTTCATCAGCAGAGGGAAAAAATCTTTATGCTCAAACTACTTTAGGAAAAGTTTGGAAAGTAGATAATAAGTTATCATTATCAGCAGCTGGTAGATTAGTTTATGGGATTAGAGAGTTAAAAGGAGATTTAAATTTAAAAAGTACAGATCTAGCTACACAAGCACTTATTGATGCAAAATTTAGTGGGAAATTGCATGCTGATATAGATTCAGAGAGAACAGCTTGGGGTTATGGTTTTCAACTAGGAGCAAATTATCAAGTTAATGAAAAACTAAATTTATCTATGAGATATGATAGTAGAGTAAAATTAAATTTTGAGGCAAAAGGAAGTTATAATAATGTCGTAATACCTGGAATTTTAGATTTAGGATTTGGAAATTTCTATCCAGAATATATGCCTGGAACTAAAATAAGGAGAGATTTACCAGCTATTTTAGCAGCAGGTATGTCATATAAGGTTACAGATAATTGGATAGTAGGTTTATCTGGAAACTACTATTTTAATAAAGATGCTAAAATGGATAGAGTAGCTGGAAGTGGAAATCTAGGTGGAGTACCATTAAAAGGATTAGAAGCAGAATATGATAATGGTTGGGAATTAGCATTAGGAACAGAGTATAGATTTTCTCCTAAGTGGGCTGTACTTGGAAGTATTAACTATGCAGATACAGGAGCAAAGGTTACTTCTTATGATGATGTAGAGTATGCACTAAACTCTGTAACATTAGGAACAGGATTAAAATATAATCCAGATGAAACTACTGAATGGGTATTTACAGTATGTCATTTCTTCTATGATTCAGAAAATGGACATTATGATATTAAATATCAAGGAGCAGTACCTAATCCATCATATGATAAGAGTATAACTGCCTTTGGAGTATCATATACTAAGAGATTTTAA
- a CDS encoding fructose-1,6-bisphosphatase, with protein MGNRDENLELKYLKLLSTKFRNISETTTEIINLQAILNLPKGTEHFLTDIHGEYDAFHHVLKNGSGTIKEKINDIFKDELSNYEKKELASVIYYPTKKVDYIMKNGQNLDKWLKNTIYRMIEVCSMTASKYTSSKVRKAMPQDFAYVLQELIYERKELPNRKEYVENIIDTIISIGRAKEFIKAIADLIQRLMIDKLHIIGDIYDRGSSPHLIMDSLMKHHNTDIQWGNHDMLWIGAGLGNRACIANVVRICARYSNTDILEEAYGINMLPLATFAMETYGDDECKNFIPKGERKSHLMAQIHKAISIIQFKVEGEMAKRNPDFDLMDRQLLDKIDFDRGVVEVEGKEYELNDRNFPTIDRENPYLLTKEEEDVMEKLERFFVNSERLQKHIEFFFTNGSVYLKYNSNLLYHGCIPLNEGGELREVTLLGEKLKGKKYLDKIEELVREAYYYRKKKDKKIFYNDFLWYLWCGKNSPLFGKDAMKTFERYFIDDKSIHVERKNPYYSYCNEESICRKILEEFGLNPNISHIINGHVPVKTLKGESPVKANGKLYIIDGGFSKAYQKETGIAGYTLIYNSYGLKIVAHEPFESVEKAVKEGRDIISSTRLIEDTSVNRIRVKDTDIGKELQTQVNDLKKLLNAYNKGLISQTI; from the coding sequence ATGGGTAATAGAGATGAGAATTTAGAGCTAAAATATTTAAAACTGTTATCTACAAAATTTAGAAATATCTCTGAAACTACAACAGAGATAATCAACTTACAAGCAATATTGAATTTGCCAAAGGGAACAGAACATTTCTTAACAGATATACATGGTGAGTACGACGCTTTTCATCATGTGTTAAAAAATGGTTCTGGAACTATAAAAGAGAAGATAAATGATATATTTAAAGATGAGCTAAGTAATTATGAAAAAAAAGAGTTAGCTAGTGTCATATATTATCCTACTAAAAAGGTAGATTATATAATGAAAAATGGGCAAAATTTAGATAAATGGCTAAAGAACACTATATATAGAATGATAGAGGTATGTAGTATGACAGCTTCTAAATATACAAGTTCAAAGGTAAGAAAAGCTATGCCACAAGATTTTGCTTATGTATTACAAGAGCTAATCTATGAAAGAAAAGAGTTACCAAATAGAAAAGAGTATGTAGAAAATATTATAGATACTATCATCTCTATCGGAAGAGCTAAGGAGTTTATAAAAGCAATAGCCGATTTGATACAAAGACTTATGATAGATAAACTACATATAATAGGAGATATTTATGATAGAGGAAGTAGTCCACATTTAATTATGGATTCACTTATGAAACATCATAACACTGATATTCAATGGGGTAACCATGATATGTTGTGGATAGGAGCAGGGCTTGGAAATAGAGCTTGTATTGCCAATGTAGTAAGAATTTGTGCTAGATATTCCAATACAGATATATTAGAGGAAGCTTATGGAATAAATATGCTTCCATTAGCTACCTTTGCTATGGAAACTTATGGAGATGATGAGTGTAAAAACTTTATTCCTAAGGGAGAGAGAAAGAGTCATTTGATGGCTCAAATACATAAGGCTATCTCTATAATACAATTTAAAGTAGAAGGAGAGATGGCAAAAAGAAATCCAGATTTTGATTTGATGGATAGACAGCTTTTAGATAAGATAGATTTTGATAGAGGAGTAGTAGAGGTAGAGGGAAAGGAGTATGAATTAAACGATAGAAACTTTCCTACAATAGATAGAGAAAACCCATATCTTCTTACAAAGGAAGAGGAAGATGTAATGGAAAAATTAGAGAGATTTTTTGTAAATAGTGAAAGATTACAAAAACATATAGAGTTTTTCTTTACTAATGGAAGTGTCTATCTAAAATATAACTCTAATCTACTTTATCATGGTTGTATTCCTCTTAATGAAGGTGGGGAGCTAAGAGAAGTTACTCTTCTTGGAGAAAAATTAAAAGGAAAAAAATATTTAGATAAAATAGAGGAGCTTGTAAGAGAAGCTTATTATTATAGGAAGAAAAAGGATAAGAAAATATTTTATAATGATTTTTTATGGTATTTATGGTGTGGAAAAAATTCTCCACTTTTTGGTAAAGATGCTATGAAAACTTTTGAAAGATATTTTATAGATGATAAGAGTATACATGTAGAGAGAAAAAATCCATATTATAGTTATTGTAATGAAGAGAGTATTTGTAGAAAAATATTAGAAGAATTTGGATTAAATCCCAATATATCACATATTATAAATGGACATGTACCTGTAAAGACTCTTAAAGGAGAGAGTCCTGTAAAAGCTAATGGAAAGTTGTATATAATAGATGGGGGATTTTCTAAAGCTTACCAAAAAGAAACAGGTATAGCTGGGTATACTCTTATATATAACTCTTATGGACTTAAAATAGTAGCTCATGAACCTTTTGAATCAGTAGAAAAAGCTGTAAAAGAGGGAAGAGATATTATCTCATCTACAAGATTAATAGAGGATACAAGTGTAAATAGAATAAGAGTAAAAGACACAGATATAGGAAAAGAACTACAAACTCAAGTAAATGATTTAAAGAAACTTTTAAATGCTTATAATAAAGGTTTAATTTCTCAAACTATCTAA